From a single Endozoicomonas euniceicola genomic region:
- a CDS encoding HlyC/CorC family transporter: MNDETPTGEEPSPSWMDKLSGLFSQDPKNRSELLSILNEAGSRGIIDTEALSIIEGAVQVADMQVREIMIPRSQMVCVEEDQEPRDFLPKIIESAHSRFPVIGDTKDEIIGILLAKDLLPLILQNNRFNIKDHLRPATFIPESKRLNVLLKEFRTNRNHMAIVIDEFGGVAGLVTIEDVLEQIVGDIEDEHDVEEDSFIKPVEESANTFIVKALTPIDDFNEHFNAQFSGEEFDTIGGIVMQEFGHMPKRNEYVEISGFRFDVLNSDGRRIRLLRVTDTHE, encoded by the coding sequence ATGAACGACGAAACCCCAACGGGTGAAGAACCCTCACCATCGTGGATGGATAAACTCTCTGGCCTTTTCAGTCAGGACCCGAAAAACAGAAGTGAATTGCTGTCAATCCTGAACGAAGCCGGCAGCAGGGGCATTATAGACACCGAAGCCCTGAGCATTATTGAAGGGGCCGTCCAGGTGGCGGACATGCAGGTACGGGAAATAATGATTCCCCGCTCCCAGATGGTCTGCGTGGAAGAAGACCAGGAACCCCGGGATTTCCTGCCTAAAATTATCGAATCCGCCCACTCCCGCTTCCCGGTGATCGGGGACACCAAGGATGAGATCATTGGTATTCTGCTGGCAAAAGACCTGTTGCCACTGATCCTGCAAAATAATCGCTTCAATATTAAAGACCACCTTCGCCCTGCCACGTTTATACCTGAAAGCAAGCGCCTCAATGTTCTTCTGAAAGAGTTCCGCACCAACCGCAACCACATGGCCATCGTGATTGATGAGTTTGGCGGCGTCGCCGGACTGGTGACCATTGAAGATGTTCTGGAACAGATTGTCGGCGACATTGAAGATGAACACGATGTCGAGGAAGACAGCTTTATCAAACCCGTTGAAGAAAGTGCCAATACCTTTATCGTTAAGGCGCTGACCCCCATTGATGACTTTAATGAGCACTTCAACGCTCAATTCAGCGGTGAAGAGTTCGATACCATCGGCGGGATTGTTATGCAGGAATTTGGACACATGCCCAAGCGTAACGAATACGTGGAAATTTCCGGTTTTCGGTTTGATGTGCTTAACTCCGACGGTCGCCGCATTCGATTACTGCGGGTGACCGACACTCACGAATAA
- the chrA gene encoding chromate efflux transporter: MLKNCFEVFIRFLTLGCYAFGGPTAHIGYFHREFVEKRQWLSEQEYADTVALCQMLPGPASSQVGISIGFDRAGLPGALAAFTGFTLPSAILMVLLAMGYSEVSGLSSAMGILHGVKLFAVAVVADALIKMGKSLCPDRPRVTMAIITAGLMLMVPGVAMQMTVIIAGAIAGYVIYNHNTYTNPLPEVKGRKRIAFAAAVLFVAGILVIPVIAAQSDNSAVQLFDSFYRSGALVFGGGHVVLPMLQAELVHDAGVTADAFLVGYSAAQAVPGPMFTLAPFLGGVFGGSFSLSNALVALVAMFAPSFLLLAAAWPFWNRLKAMPTLRSAINGINAVVTGLLLAALYDPVITLAIKGAEDVALALLAYLLLAVWKLPVALMVLLYAGIGFILF, encoded by the coding sequence ATGCTGAAAAATTGTTTTGAAGTGTTTATCCGTTTCCTGACTCTGGGTTGCTATGCCTTTGGTGGGCCAACAGCGCACATCGGTTATTTCCACCGGGAGTTTGTTGAAAAACGACAATGGTTAAGTGAGCAGGAATACGCTGATACCGTTGCCCTTTGCCAGATGCTGCCCGGACCTGCGAGCAGTCAGGTGGGTATCAGCATTGGCTTTGACCGCGCAGGTTTGCCGGGTGCGTTGGCAGCCTTTACAGGTTTCACACTCCCTTCAGCCATTCTTATGGTCTTGCTGGCCATGGGTTACAGTGAAGTGTCCGGGCTTTCCTCCGCCATGGGAATTTTGCACGGTGTAAAACTGTTTGCGGTGGCTGTGGTGGCTGACGCGCTGATTAAAATGGGCAAGTCTCTCTGCCCTGACCGCCCACGGGTGACGATGGCCATCATCACCGCCGGCCTGATGTTAATGGTGCCAGGCGTCGCCATGCAGATGACTGTCATTATCGCGGGGGCAATAGCCGGTTATGTTATTTACAACCACAATACCTATACCAATCCATTACCAGAGGTTAAGGGGCGTAAGCGCATAGCCTTTGCTGCAGCCGTTTTGTTTGTTGCAGGCATTCTTGTAATTCCGGTTATTGCAGCACAGTCTGATAACTCTGCTGTGCAGTTGTTTGACAGTTTCTACCGCTCTGGCGCTCTGGTCTTTGGTGGGGGTCACGTGGTTCTGCCGATGCTTCAAGCTGAGCTGGTACACGACGCTGGGGTAACGGCTGACGCGTTTCTGGTAGGGTACAGCGCTGCGCAGGCCGTGCCGGGGCCCATGTTTACCCTGGCCCCTTTTCTGGGTGGTGTTTTTGGTGGCAGCTTTAGTCTGAGTAACGCCCTGGTTGCCCTGGTTGCCATGTTCGCGCCCTCTTTTTTATTGCTGGCTGCCGCCTGGCCATTCTGGAACCGACTGAAGGCGATGCCAACACTGCGTTCTGCCATCAATGGTATCAATGCCGTGGTCACTGGTTTGCTACTGGCCGCATTGTACGACCCGGTTATTACACTGGCGATTAAAGGGGCGGAAGATGTTGCGCTCGCGTTGCTGGCCTACCTGCTGCTGGCTGTCTGGAAGTTGCCGGTTGCTCTGATGGTACTGCTGTACGCAGGCATTGGCTTCATTCTGTTTTGA
- a CDS encoding RNA-guided endonuclease InsQ/TnpB family protein has product MLRATKVRIYPTSEQAEFLDRQFDAVRFVWNKALAIKVHYYKVRGQSLSPKKHLKPLLAKAKKSRKYSWLKNADSIALQQATINLDTAFQNFFNPKLQARFPRFKKKHGKQSSYHCTSVSVGDNGIKIPKCKPIRAKVHREIVGKVKSITLSRTLTGKYFASILADDTQEQPKQIDNLEANQVVGVDMGITDLAITSTGHKTGNPRFLKKAQRNLKRKQQALSRCKKGSRGRRKARLLVAKAHERVAFARNDFQHKLSKQLIDENQAVIVETLKVKNMLKNKRLARSIADAGWHSLITKLEYKAKQEGKHLVKIDQWFASSKTCSVCDLKQEKMPLRIRSWECSCGAIHDRDINAARNIKKQGILKLKAEGLSVSADGGLRKSGRLSVAA; this is encoded by the coding sequence ATGCTGAGAGCCACCAAAGTACGAATCTATCCAACATCAGAGCAGGCGGAATTTCTCGACCGTCAGTTTGATGCTGTGCGGTTCGTATGGAACAAGGCCCTGGCTATTAAGGTTCATTATTACAAGGTTCGTGGGCAGAGCCTTTCTCCCAAAAAACACCTGAAGCCCTTGCTGGCAAAAGCCAAGAAAAGCCGAAAGTACTCATGGCTGAAAAACGCTGACTCTATTGCACTGCAACAGGCCACTATCAATCTGGATACGGCCTTTCAAAACTTTTTCAATCCCAAATTGCAGGCAAGATTTCCTCGCTTCAAGAAAAAGCATGGCAAGCAAAGTAGCTACCATTGTACGTCTGTCTCTGTGGGCGATAACGGGATAAAAATCCCCAAGTGCAAGCCCATAAGGGCTAAAGTGCATCGTGAAATAGTGGGTAAGGTGAAGTCTATCACCCTGAGCAGAACGCTAACCGGCAAGTATTTTGCCTCCATATTGGCTGATGATACCCAGGAACAACCAAAACAGATTGATAATCTTGAAGCTAATCAGGTTGTCGGTGTTGATATGGGGATTACTGATCTGGCTATCACCAGTACCGGCCATAAGACTGGCAATCCTCGCTTTCTGAAAAAAGCACAACGTAACCTGAAAAGAAAACAACAGGCTCTATCTCGCTGCAAGAAAGGCTCAAGAGGTAGGCGCAAAGCCCGTTTATTGGTGGCAAAGGCGCATGAGCGTGTAGCCTTTGCCCGTAATGATTTTCAGCATAAGCTATCAAAACAACTCATCGACGAAAACCAAGCGGTGATTGTGGAGACACTGAAAGTTAAAAACATGCTCAAGAACAAGCGTCTTGCTCGTTCTATTGCTGATGCTGGCTGGCATTCACTGATAACCAAACTCGAATACAAGGCAAAGCAGGAAGGTAAACATCTGGTGAAGATAGACCAGTGGTTTGCATCCTCTAAAACTTGCTCAGTCTGCGATTTGAAACAGGAAAAAATGCCATTGAGAATCCGATCATGGGAGTGTAGCTGTGGTGCTATCCATGACCGGGATATTAATGCAGCTCGCAATATCAAGAAGCAAGGCATATTGAAATTAAAGGCGGAAGGACTGTCCGTTTCTGCTGATGGAGGCTTGCGTAAATCCGGCAGACTGTCGGTTGCTGCCTAA
- the ybeY gene encoding rRNA maturation RNase YbeY, whose translation MSANVFIDIQIASDSQRLPGEQDFQQWAEAAVGSHRDEAEISLRIVDTEEGAELNQQWRQKQGPTNVLSFPSELPAELELPLLGDLVVCAPVVEREAGEQKKSLQAHWAHMIIHGTLHLLGYDHIDDSEAEAMEALETEIVKSLGFPDPYAETV comes from the coding sequence ATGAGCGCCAACGTGTTTATCGATATCCAGATTGCCAGTGACAGTCAGCGGTTGCCCGGTGAACAGGACTTCCAGCAGTGGGCAGAAGCGGCTGTCGGCTCACACCGGGACGAAGCAGAAATCAGCCTGCGTATCGTGGATACCGAAGAAGGGGCAGAGCTGAACCAGCAGTGGCGCCAGAAACAGGGGCCCACTAACGTGCTGTCATTCCCGTCTGAACTACCCGCCGAGCTGGAACTGCCCTTGCTGGGCGATCTGGTGGTCTGCGCTCCGGTGGTTGAACGGGAAGCCGGTGAACAGAAAAAAAGTCTGCAGGCGCACTGGGCGCATATGATCATACATGGCACACTGCACCTGCTGGGCTATGACCATATAGACGACAGTGAAGCAGAAGCGATGGAAGCCCTGGAAACTGAAATAGTAAAAAGCCTTGGCTTCCCTGACCCTTACGCAGAAACCGTTTAA
- a CDS encoding PhoH family protein, translating into MNAKTRNTSNTLAESHCQFTLEPDDSQRFAELCGQFNQNLKQIEQRLHVKVRNRGNKFSVSGRADSIKAAREILKRLYRETGKQPPLTPETVHLFLQESAIEYIAAPESSDDVVSLRTRKGLITPRGPNQQNYVKSILQHDINFGIGPAGTGKTYLAVAAAVQALEDEQIRRILLVRPAVEAGEKLGFLPGDLSQKIDPYLRPLYDALYEMLGFERVDKLIEKNVIEVAPLAYMRGRTLNNSFIILDESQNTTSEQMKMFLTRIGFGSTAVITGDVTQVDLPRGTRSGLLSAIDVLKDVDGMGFTWFSSKDVVRHPLVQRIVQAYDVFDQKQEQEQQRRREERKALHEQRQQQAQTEASVPS; encoded by the coding sequence TTGAACGCCAAAACCCGAAACACTTCCAATACTCTGGCAGAAAGCCACTGTCAGTTTACCCTTGAACCCGATGACAGCCAGCGTTTTGCCGAGCTGTGCGGTCAGTTCAACCAGAACCTGAAACAGATCGAACAGCGCCTGCACGTTAAAGTTCGCAACCGTGGTAACAAGTTTTCCGTGTCAGGTCGTGCAGACTCGATCAAAGCAGCCCGGGAAATTCTGAAACGGCTGTACAGGGAAACCGGCAAACAACCACCACTGACACCGGAAACCGTACACCTGTTCCTACAGGAATCAGCCATTGAATACATTGCGGCACCCGAAAGCAGTGACGACGTTGTTTCCCTGCGTACCCGCAAAGGGCTGATCACGCCACGGGGCCCTAACCAGCAGAACTACGTTAAATCCATTCTTCAGCACGACATCAACTTTGGCATTGGTCCTGCGGGTACCGGTAAAACCTACCTTGCTGTTGCCGCTGCGGTTCAGGCCCTTGAAGATGAACAGATTCGTCGAATCCTGCTGGTTCGTCCTGCGGTAGAAGCTGGCGAGAAACTGGGCTTCCTGCCCGGCGACCTGTCCCAGAAAATCGACCCTTATCTGCGTCCTCTTTACGATGCCCTGTATGAAATGCTGGGATTTGAACGGGTCGACAAACTGATCGAAAAGAATGTGATTGAAGTCGCACCCCTGGCCTATATGCGCGGTCGAACCCTGAATAACTCTTTCATTATTCTTGATGAATCCCAGAACACGACATCCGAGCAGATGAAAATGTTCCTTACCCGTATCGGCTTCGGCTCAACCGCGGTTATTACCGGTGACGTCACTCAGGTTGACCTGCCACGGGGAACCCGCTCAGGTCTGCTCAGCGCCATTGACGTGCTGAAAGACGTAGACGGCATGGGCTTTACCTGGTTCTCTTCCAAAGACGTCGTTCGTCACCCTCTGGTTCAGCGCATCGTTCAGGCTTACGACGTATTCGACCAGAAGCAGGAACAGGAACAGCAAAGGCGCCGCGAAGAACGCAAGGCTTTGCATGAACAGCGCCAGCAGCAGGCACAAACTGAGGCAAGCGTCCCATCATGA
- a CDS encoding enoyl-CoA hydratase-related protein, translating into MASTECNNKGLVKLNQSNGISHILLNDSSRKNALSKDMLKCLIASLEKIKCDNKQKVLVIRGAGNVFCSGADLRWMKKGLNQTDKENRADAALFFQLFELLNNFPGPVIVWVEKYAIGGALGLLACADYVIAESNVKLSFSEVKLGLVPATIAPFVVNKIGLSQARVLMLSAQTFTAKKAKKLGLIHEILTAKAIPDRVDGLCSLFKANGSQAMASTKHLLNELGSPLNSHEIKELCLAKIAESRKSDEGQEGVKAFFEKRQPEWYK; encoded by the coding sequence ATGGCATCTACAGAATGTAACAATAAAGGCCTGGTGAAATTAAACCAGTCAAATGGCATTAGCCATATCCTTCTTAACGATTCGTCAAGAAAGAATGCGCTTTCGAAAGACATGTTAAAATGCCTGATAGCTAGTTTAGAAAAGATCAAATGTGACAACAAACAAAAAGTACTTGTTATACGTGGAGCCGGTAATGTATTTTGCTCAGGTGCCGACTTACGATGGATGAAAAAAGGTCTTAACCAAACTGACAAAGAGAACAGAGCTGATGCTGCATTGTTTTTCCAGCTCTTTGAGTTACTTAATAACTTCCCCGGACCTGTTATCGTCTGGGTTGAAAAATATGCCATTGGTGGTGCTTTAGGCTTGTTGGCTTGCGCCGATTATGTTATTGCCGAATCCAATGTGAAACTATCGTTTTCAGAGGTTAAACTTGGCTTGGTGCCAGCCACCATTGCACCATTTGTGGTTAATAAAATTGGCCTTTCCCAAGCCAGAGTCTTGATGCTTAGTGCGCAAACTTTTACTGCTAAAAAAGCGAAGAAGTTAGGCCTTATTCATGAAATATTAACAGCCAAAGCCATTCCTGATAGAGTTGACGGTTTATGCTCTTTATTTAAAGCTAACGGTTCTCAGGCCATGGCCTCAACTAAGCATTTGCTTAACGAGTTAGGTTCACCGCTTAATAGTCATGAAATAAAAGAACTCTGCCTTGCCAAAATTGCAGAATCAAGAAAATCGGATGAAGGTCAGGAAGGTGTTAAAGCCTTCTTTGAAAAGCGTCAACCCGAATGGTATAAATGA
- the tnpA gene encoding IS200/IS605 family transposase, producing MSAHNKDLLKGYLRKRHSVTKLVVHLVFTTKYRRKLFDGYMIKQLRESFESACEKLECQLLEMDGEKDHVHPLVAYPPKLAISVMVNNLKSTSSRRLRMLNTHLTAQSKAGLMWSRSYFACSAGGATIETLKDYVNSQSTPD from the coding sequence GTGAGCGCACACAATAAAGATTTGCTTAAAGGGTATCTTCGCAAACGACATAGCGTTACCAAGCTGGTTGTTCATTTGGTGTTCACGACAAAGTACAGGCGAAAGCTTTTTGATGGCTATATGATCAAGCAGTTACGGGAGTCGTTCGAGAGTGCATGTGAAAAACTGGAATGCCAGTTACTTGAAATGGATGGCGAAAAAGATCACGTACACCCGTTGGTGGCCTACCCACCAAAACTGGCTATCAGTGTCATGGTAAATAATCTCAAATCAACATCATCAAGACGGTTGCGAATGCTGAATACCCACCTTACTGCTCAGAGCAAAGCAGGCTTAATGTGGTCAAGGTCTTACTTTGCTTGCAGTGCTGGCGGTGCAACTATCGAGACTCTGAAGGACTACGTTAATAGCCAGAGTACACCAGATTGA
- the lnt gene encoding apolipoprotein N-acyltransferase, whose protein sequence is MILKNKLPGHLMAALAGVLFTFAFSPYDYWPVLLLASGCIFFLTQKEALRPALVRGSMFGVGLFGSGTSWVYVSIHEFGSAPVPLAIALTLLFTLFLTSIFITPLFLAYVKLRDRYKVATTWQRAFLFAGVWVLFEWFRTWFLTGFPWLLQGYALLDTPFQGWAPVTGVYGLSLLLITTACLLTSVLIDKCRLSAGQVIALVSIAAAWLISLPLNQITWTTQTDKLSFSAIQGNIPQSLKWKPGYLEDTVRTYFKLTEKEWGRDLVIWPENALPVFYSSVRPVIQQIDRQANASGSAFITGIPMDDNSTGEPRYYNAIIAIGTGDGRYYKQKLVPFGEYVPLESILRGLIDFFDLPMSAFSQGDHNQELLEVPEATIAPYICYEVVYPDFAAEQAKDSGLLITISNDTWFGRSIGPLQHYQIARMRSLETGRYMIRATNDGKTALINDRGQTVKSIERFKAGVLRGDVPVMEGITPFMRLGSFPVLLLSLLMIVLVACRNRRKP, encoded by the coding sequence ATGATATTGAAGAATAAACTGCCCGGACACCTGATGGCAGCCCTTGCCGGTGTCCTCTTCACTTTTGCTTTCAGTCCTTATGATTACTGGCCGGTGTTATTGCTGGCCAGTGGCTGTATTTTCTTTCTTACCCAAAAAGAAGCGCTGCGCCCTGCCCTTGTTCGCGGGTCGATGTTTGGCGTCGGACTGTTTGGATCGGGTACTTCATGGGTTTACGTCAGCATCCATGAGTTCGGTTCAGCCCCTGTGCCCCTTGCCATTGCGCTGACCCTGTTATTTACCCTGTTCCTGACCAGCATTTTTATCACGCCCCTGTTTCTTGCTTATGTGAAACTCCGGGATCGCTATAAGGTGGCGACCACCTGGCAGCGAGCCTTCCTGTTTGCGGGCGTCTGGGTACTGTTTGAATGGTTCAGAACCTGGTTCCTGACCGGGTTCCCCTGGCTGTTACAGGGCTATGCCCTTCTGGACACACCGTTCCAGGGCTGGGCACCGGTGACCGGTGTCTACGGCCTGAGCCTGTTACTGATCACTACAGCCTGTCTTCTGACTTCTGTCCTTATCGACAAATGTCGTCTTTCTGCCGGACAGGTAATCGCTTTGGTGAGCATTGCCGCTGCCTGGCTGATCAGCCTTCCCCTGAACCAGATAACCTGGACGACTCAAACCGACAAGCTCAGTTTCAGCGCCATTCAGGGTAATATTCCCCAAAGCCTTAAATGGAAGCCAGGCTATCTGGAAGATACCGTTCGAACCTATTTTAAACTGACCGAAAAGGAGTGGGGACGGGATCTGGTGATATGGCCGGAAAATGCCCTGCCTGTTTTCTACAGCAGCGTCCGCCCTGTAATACAGCAAATCGATCGTCAGGCTAACGCCAGTGGAAGTGCGTTTATCACCGGTATTCCAATGGACGATAACAGTACCGGCGAACCCCGTTATTACAATGCCATTATTGCCATCGGTACAGGCGATGGACGGTACTATAAACAGAAACTGGTTCCTTTTGGTGAATACGTGCCTCTGGAGTCCATACTGAGAGGGCTGATTGATTTCTTTGACCTGCCCATGAGCGCCTTTTCCCAGGGTGATCACAATCAGGAATTACTGGAAGTACCGGAAGCCACCATTGCCCCCTATATCTGCTATGAAGTGGTGTACCCGGACTTTGCGGCGGAGCAGGCAAAAGACAGTGGACTTTTAATTACGATCAGTAACGACACCTGGTTTGGCCGTTCCATCGGGCCTTTGCAGCATTACCAGATTGCCCGTATGCGTTCACTGGAGACAGGACGCTATATGATTCGCGCTACCAATGATGGCAAAACGGCCCTGATTAATGACCGGGGGCAAACCGTTAAAAGCATTGAGCGTTTCAAGGCGGGGGTTCTGCGTGGTGACGTTCCGGTTATGGAAGGTATAACACCTTTTATGCGCCTTGGTTCATTTCCGGTATTGTTATTAAGCCTGCTGATGATTGTGCTGGTTGCCTGCCGAAACCGTCGCAAGCCTTAA
- a CDS encoding class II fumarate hydratase has translation MSTSTNSNDVRIETDSLGEVAVPVDALYGAQTQRAVDNFPVSGQSLPEAFITAIAHIKKAAASANLSLGLLSNDKAGSIIKAANQVIAAQYPGSFHSQFPIDVYQTGSGTSTNMNVNEVISQLARNNGTTPVSPNDDVNLGQSSNDVIPSAIHVTSALLVERQLLPALSHLIRTLDERIQDIGSIVKTGRTHTMDAMPVTFAQEMGGWKALLQQDQERLKTTQTRLLQLTLGGTAVGSGTNTHPDYSQTVCDALAKDTGLPFTPAPNFFAAQSVPATALELSASLRGLAVSLMKIANDLRWMNSGPLSGIGEIELPALQPGSSIMPGKINPVISESATMVAAQIIGLDTSVAIAAQSGNFELNVMLPLVANNLVQSITLASNASTILADKAIKGFRVREANIHESLDRNPVLVTALNPIIGYMKAAEIAKQAYKEQRSILDVAKEKTDLSEQELKEILDPAQLTKGGISRK, from the coding sequence ATGAGTACATCAACCAACTCAAACGATGTCAGGATCGAAACAGACAGCCTGGGAGAAGTCGCTGTTCCCGTTGATGCGTTATATGGCGCGCAAACCCAGCGGGCTGTGGATAACTTCCCGGTCAGTGGGCAATCCCTGCCCGAAGCGTTTATCACTGCCATTGCCCATATCAAAAAAGCGGCCGCTTCTGCCAACCTGTCGCTGGGTTTGCTCTCAAACGACAAGGCCGGATCCATCATCAAAGCGGCGAACCAGGTCATCGCAGCGCAGTACCCTGGCTCTTTTCACAGCCAGTTCCCCATTGATGTTTATCAGACAGGTTCTGGCACCAGCACCAATATGAATGTCAATGAAGTGATCAGCCAGCTTGCCAGAAACAACGGTACAACACCTGTCAGCCCAAACGATGATGTAAACCTTGGTCAGAGCAGCAATGATGTGATTCCTTCAGCCATTCATGTGACTTCTGCCCTGCTTGTGGAGCGTCAGCTTCTGCCCGCGCTTTCACACCTGATCAGAACCCTTGATGAGCGCATTCAGGACATTGGTTCGATTGTCAAAACCGGACGCACTCACACCATGGACGCGATGCCTGTTACTTTTGCTCAGGAAATGGGTGGCTGGAAAGCGTTGCTACAGCAGGATCAGGAGCGCCTGAAAACCACGCAAACCCGCCTGTTGCAACTGACACTGGGGGGAACAGCCGTTGGTTCAGGAACGAATACTCACCCGGACTATTCACAGACGGTCTGCGATGCTCTGGCAAAGGACACCGGTTTACCATTCACACCCGCCCCAAATTTTTTCGCCGCCCAAAGTGTTCCCGCTACCGCCCTGGAGCTGTCTGCCAGCCTCCGGGGATTAGCGGTCAGCCTGATGAAGATTGCCAATGATCTGCGTTGGATGAACAGTGGCCCATTGTCGGGCATTGGTGAAATTGAACTGCCTGCACTGCAACCGGGTTCCAGTATTATGCCCGGCAAGATCAACCCGGTGATTTCAGAGTCTGCCACCATGGTGGCCGCGCAAATAATCGGGCTGGATACCTCCGTCGCCATAGCTGCCCAGTCCGGTAATTTTGAGCTGAATGTTATGTTGCCACTGGTGGCGAATAACCTGGTGCAATCCATCACACTGGCCAGCAATGCCAGCACCATTCTGGCTGACAAAGCCATCAAAGGATTCAGGGTGCGGGAAGCGAACATTCACGAATCCCTTGACCGCAACCCGGTTCTGGTAACGGCTCTCAACCCGATCATTGGTTACATGAAAGCGGCGGAAATTGCCAAACAGGCTTATAAAGAACAACGCTCTATTCTGGACGTTGCGAAGGAGAAAACCGATCTGTCGGAACAGGAATTGAAAGAGATTCTTGATCCCGCCCAACTCACCAAAGGCGGCATTAGCAGAAAGTAA
- a CDS encoding GNAT family N-acetyltransferase — MQLIEPNENLKNEFSIFITDIRNNDPDRYFIYTDAEINLSKYINSLSEQRKGKNLPQGYSPCSHFWLIDNSNNILGALRVRHNINSKYLAEELGHIGYDIAPKYRKNGFGTLMLQLGLLEARKLNIKEILITADENNVASRKVIEKNGGEYESTRFGKTSGINIARYWSRA; from the coding sequence ATGCAATTAATTGAGCCAAATGAAAATTTGAAAAATGAATTTTCTATTTTTATAACTGATATCAGAAATAATGACCCTGATCGATATTTCATATATACAGATGCTGAAATCAATTTATCAAAATATATTAACTCACTGTCAGAACAGAGAAAGGGCAAAAACCTTCCTCAAGGATATTCACCATGCAGTCATTTCTGGTTGATAGACAACAGTAATAATATTTTAGGTGCATTGAGGGTACGCCATAACATTAATAGTAAATATCTTGCAGAAGAACTTGGTCACATTGGATACGATATAGCACCAAAATATAGGAAAAATGGTTTTGGTACTTTAATGCTTCAATTGGGTCTTTTAGAAGCAAGAAAATTAAACATAAAAGAAATTCTTATCACGGCTGATGAAAATAACGTTGCGTCAAGAAAAGTTATTGAAAAAAATGGCGGTGAATATGAATCAACCAGGTTTGGGAAAACCTCAGGTATAAATATTGCCCGCTATTGGTCAAGAGCATGA
- a CDS encoding 2TM domain-containing protein — protein MRGYGWRISQGLLKSLAAVFQIDLSELSGEKEMSTETKLSTEEQQVIEHVRDIKAFYSHATSYALIVGALFILNFFVSPDYLWAKWVALGWGIGVVSHGLSVFEVFNLFGPNWERKQIEKRLGKNSKNDT, from the coding sequence ATGAGAGGCTATGGATGGAGAATTTCGCAAGGTTTGTTAAAATCTTTAGCTGCGGTTTTTCAGATTGACCTTTCAGAACTGTCCGGGGAAAAAGAGATGAGCACTGAAACAAAGTTATCAACAGAAGAGCAGCAAGTGATAGAGCATGTTCGTGATATCAAGGCATTTTACTCCCATGCCACTTCTTATGCTTTGATCGTCGGTGCACTTTTTATTCTGAATTTTTTCGTATCGCCTGATTACTTATGGGCTAAGTGGGTCGCATTGGGTTGGGGCATTGGTGTTGTCTCTCATGGTCTCAGCGTTTTTGAGGTCTTTAACCTTTTTGGGCCGAACTGGGAGCGGAAACAGATAGAGAAAAGACTGGGTAAAAACTCGAAAAACGACACATGA
- a CDS encoding YdcF family protein, which produces MRWCLKQSLLLPALLLWMIAVGLIFKTTLGWLPWLALFSLYLLSTTPVATVLNKGLEWYEALDTESCKEADAIVILGAGYPRYRPEYKGFQPTALSLERIRYGATVHRQCGVPLLTSGGGARSEAETMAETLSNDYGVKTRWQEKQSLTTWQNALYSYDMLSRDLGKEDLRIILVTHSWHMPRSVLSYQKMGFEVIPAPTVFPWSEVPWKKLRYWMPQTRNLRNSEIALHEYLGLAWYWLSDRLHIDN; this is translated from the coding sequence ATGCGATGGTGTTTAAAGCAAAGCCTGCTGCTGCCGGCTTTGCTGTTATGGATGATTGCTGTGGGACTGATCTTTAAGACAACACTGGGATGGCTGCCCTGGCTGGCGCTGTTTTCTTTGTACCTGTTGTCGACCACGCCGGTTGCTACGGTTCTCAATAAAGGGCTTGAGTGGTATGAAGCCCTGGATACTGAGTCCTGCAAAGAGGCTGATGCCATTGTGATCCTGGGGGCTGGATATCCCCGCTACCGACCCGAGTACAAAGGCTTTCAACCGACTGCCCTGTCTCTGGAGCGTATTCGTTACGGCGCAACAGTGCATCGCCAGTGTGGCGTGCCTTTGCTGACCAGTGGTGGCGGCGCAAGGTCTGAAGCTGAAACCATGGCGGAAACATTGAGTAACGATTATGGCGTCAAAACCCGCTGGCAGGAAAAGCAAAGCCTGACCACCTGGCAAAATGCCCTCTACAGTTACGACATGCTAAGCAGGGATTTGGGGAAAGAAGACCTTCGCATTATTCTGGTGACTCATAGCTGGCACATGCCCCGATCCGTTTTAAGTTATCAGAAGATGGGGTTTGAGGTGATTCCTGCTCCGACAGTGTTTCCCTGGTCAGAGGTGCCATGGAAAAAACTCAGGTACTGGATGCCCCAGACTCGCAACCTGAGAAACAGCGAAATCGCTCTGCACGAGTATCTGGGACTAGCCTGGTACTGGCTCAGTGACCGGCTTCATATCGATAACTGA